The following proteins are co-located in the Mobula birostris isolate sMobBir1 chromosome 26, sMobBir1.hap1, whole genome shotgun sequence genome:
- the LOC140188191 gene encoding proteinase-activated receptor 3-like, giving the protein MVWDKSSFTLNVSAIFLLCTAFCFSQEEGSGDQFIGRSIHFDQQSARNKSDAKETILDKSAKHFLTTAITTAVIPTLYLIIFAFGLPANGLAMINLITKVQRVPSTIFLMNLATADLLLVLVLPFKIHYHFQGNNWVFGEALCRTMTAFFYGNMYCSILLLTFISVDRYFALVHPFYSRRFRDNRSAVAVCSMIWTLVALSVLPFLLQRQVYSFQELNITTCHDVLPRTTQQDYFFCYFVCLVVLGFLVPCLITVFCYVTVVKTLMMKNDKYAKAIRTIILVLIVYVVCFTPSNTALLIHFSQFDLAENNHLYLYYVICLALSTFNSCIDPFIYYYMSEDFRDNVRSIMSFSKEKKSEDSRKTFFHTESTSTSRSIASKCACSTLKNSESLGSREITGCNREFKEK; this is encoded by the exons ATGGTTTGGGACAAATCCTCCTTTACACTCAATGTCTCAGCTATCTTCCTCCTCTGTACAGCGTTCTGTTTCTCACAGGAAG AAGGCTCAGGTGATCAATTCATTGGAAGAAGTATACACTTTGATCAACAGTCGGCACGAAACAAATCTGACGCCAAGGAGACTATCTTAGACAAGTCAGCGAAACACTTCCTAACCACAGCTATTACAACAGCAGTGATCCCTACTCTTTATCTCATCATCTTTGCCTTTGGTCTCCCTGCCAATGGGTTGGCTATGATCAATCTCATTACCAAGGTGCAACGAGTGCCTTCCAccatcttcctgatgaacttagcGACAGCCGACCTCCTCCTGGTTCTGGTGCTCCCGTTCAAGATCCACTATCACTTCCAGGGCAACAACTGGGTCTTCGGTGAAGCCCTGTGCCGGACGATGACGGCCTTCTTCTACGGGAACATGTACTGCTCCATCCTGCTCCTCACCTTCATCAGCGTCGACCGATACTTTGCGCTTGTCCATCCGTTCTACTCCAGACGCTTTAGGGACAATAGGTCTGCTGTGGCTGTCTGCTCTATGATTTGGACTCTTGTAGCACTCTCTGTGTTACCGTTTCTCCTCCAGAGGCAAGTGTACTCATTCCAGGAATTAAACATCACAACCTGCCACGATGTTTTACCAAGAACCACACAGCAGGATTAttttttctgttattttgtaTGTTTGGTTGTGTTGGGTTTTCTCGTTCCCTGTCTTATAACTGTATTTTGCTACGTAACTGTAGTCAAAACGCTGATGATGAAAAATGATAAGTATGCCAAAGCAATAAGGACTATAATACTAGTGCTGATTGTATATGTGGTTTGCTTCACACCTAGTAATACTGCCTTGCTCATCCACTTCTCACAGTTTGACCTTGCAGAGAACAATCACTTGTATTTATATTATGTGATCTGCCTGGCATTAAGCACCTTCAACAGCTGTATTGACCCTTTCATATATTACTATATGTCCGAAGACTTTCGCGACAATGTGAGAAGCATTATGTCTTTTAGTAAGGAGAAGAAAAGTGAGGATTCCAGAAAAACTttctttcacacagagagcaccTCAACATCAAGGAGTATAGCATCTAAATGTGCGTGTTCTACTTTGAAAAACTCAGAAAGTCTTGGATCAAGAGAAATTACTGGTTGCAATAGAGAATTCAAGGAGAAGTGA